AAGAAGTGTATAGGTTATAGCGGCCATACCGGAACTTAGTGCAATGGCTGCTGCTGCTCCATCTAAAGCAGCAACCCTTTTTTCTAATACTTCAACTGTGGGATTACTAAGTCTTGAATAGATAAATCCCAGTTCTGAAAATGAGAACAATCTTCCTGCCCTGTCTGTACTTCCTAAATCAAATGCTGCAGTTTCATAGATTGGAACTGATACAGAGTGATTATGTTCTTTAGAATTATAACCTCCTCTTATTTTTATGGTATCAAATCTTAAATTTTCTTCTGACATTAAAAAACCCCCTTAAAAATTTATTAAAATTAATTTTATATAAAAAGGCCGCATCTTTTTAGGGATGCAGCCTCTGGTTTACCAGTGAGCTTTGCAAATATTATTTTTTAAAATTATATATTATTTTAATTATATATGATTATATAGCCAATTATGCAAATCCTTTATTACTTCGTCTCTATTTACCTCTCTAAGCATTTCATGCCTTCCATTTTCATATATCTTATAAGTTGCATCTTTAATACCATATTGTTTATATATTTTAAACAGTTCCTTTATACCCTTTCCATTATCTCCAAAGGGATCTTTACTCCCGGATATTGAAAATATAGGTAAGTCCTTAGGTATTCTTTCCACAACAGAAGGCTTGTGTATATCCTTTAAAGAATTAAATAAATCCTCAAAATAGCCGACCTTATATTCTACTGCAGCATAAGGAGAATTTAATGTATCCTCAAGCATTTTAGAATCACTTGTCAGCCAATCATAATCTGTTTTAGAAGGTTGAAATTCATCATTAAAATGCTCAAAAAATATATTTGAAGCTTCAATACTCACAGCCTTTCTTCCAATCTTTTTTGCCTCTTTACTTGCTGTTTCAATTAACTCTGCTATTTTTTTTATGTGAATCGGGCCTGTAGTCCCAGAATATATGATTCCATTTACCTCACTGCCATATTTATAGGCATATATCTGAGCTAAAACTGAACCTAAACTGTGGCCCAAAAGAAAATTTGGCAATGACGGGTTCTGCCTTTTTATAATATCCGTCAACAACTTTATATCTTCAACCATCCAATTTACTCCATCTTCTCCCATATATCCTGCATTTTCTGCATAGGATGGTTCATTTATGTCTCCTGCTGTTCTACCATGTCCACGTCCCTCATTAATATATACAATAAAACCAGCTTTAACCATCTCCTGGCTAAATTCTCTATAATAATCAGTAGTTTCTCCCATACCATGGGCTACTTGTATAACACCATATATATCTTTATCTTTAGTCGGATACCACTTTTCAGTAAAAATATCCACCCCCTGAGCATCCTTATAAAAGAATGTTTCAGATATATATACAGTATTTGATTTCACATTTGGAGTTACTTCTATATTATTTATACCCATATATTACACCTCTGTATTTTTAAAATTACCTATTTCAGACTTTATCTAAAGCCTGCTGAAAATCTGCTATTATATCTTCAATATCTTCGATTCCTACAGATACCCTGATTAATTCAGGTGTTACTCCTGCTTCTCTTTGTTGTTCTTCCGACAATGCCAAATGGGTTGTACTTGCAGGATGGATCACATAGGTTCTTACATCACCTAAATTAACAACTATAGAAGCTAATTTTAAATTTTCTCCTAAAGTTTTTGCCGCTTCAATTCCTCCCTTTACCCCAAAGGTTAAAATTCCACTTGCTCCTCCATTTAAATACTTTTTTGCTCTTTCATATTCTGGATCCCATTCCAGATAGGGATATCTAACCCATTGAATTTTAGGATGATTTGAAAGGTATTTAGCTAGATTTAAAGCATTATATGAATGTCTTTCCATTCTTAAATGTAGTGTTTCCAATCCCAGATTTGTTAAAAATGCATTAAATGGAGCTGGCGCTGCACCAAATTCTTCAACTAAATTGGTTCTTAATTTTCCTGAGAAAGCACGTTTTCCGAATTCATTGACAAATATCACGTTGTAGGGACCAGTGGGAGTAGTATAATCGGGAAATTTTCCATTTGCCCAATTAAAGTTTCCCCCATCAATAATTATTCCTCCAAGAGACACTGCATGCCCGTCTGAGTATTTAGTAGTAGAATGAACCACTATATTTGCTCCATATTCAAAGGGATTTATAAGATAAGGTGTTGCTATAGTGTTATCAACGATAAACGGTATATCCAATTTTACTGCCGCAGAAGAAAATTTATCAAAATCCAATACATTAAGTCCTGGATTTCCTATGGTTTCCCCAAATATCAGTTTAGTATTTTCTGTTGCTGCCTCTAAAATCTCTTCTTCAGAAGCTGTGGGGTCTACAAAGGATACATTAATCCCTAACTTAGGTATAATCGTATTAAAAAGATTATATGTACCTCCATATAGATTTGAATTTGCAATAATGTGATCTCCTGAATTTGCAATATTTATTATGGAATAGACTACTGCTGATTGTCCCGACGCAGTGGCAATTGCTTCAACACCACCTTGTAATTCTACATATTTTTTTTCAAGTGTTGTCACCGTTGGATTTCCTACTCTCGTGTACAGATATCCTCCTTGTTTATTTAATGCTGTTACATCTGCACTTACTGCCGCTACATTTGCCACTTCATCAAAAGTGTCATATTTATATGATGTACTTTGAACTATTGAAGCTACCCTTGGATCACCTGACTTAGGCGAATATCCTCCCTGTACTGCTTTTGTTCCTATTTTAAATTTTTCACTCATGAAAATCTCCTCTTTTCTAAATTTAGATATATTTTACAAGACATAGTAGATGTATGTGCACATTAGTTTTTATTTTACTAATAATTCTTTTGGAATATGGCAATATCCATTTGGATTTTTATCCAAATACTTTTGATGATATTCCTCTGCATCATAAAAATTTTTTAGAGGTTCTACTTCAGTTACAATAATCTTTTTATATTTTCTCTGCTCATTTTCCTTGGACTTTTTTATTACTTCAACATCTTTTCCATCAAAATAATAAATTCCTGTACGATATTGAGTACCTATATCATGTCCCTGTCTATCTTTTACTGTTGGATCAATTACCTTCCAATAATTACTAAGTAGTTGCTCTAATTTTATGATATTATCATCATATTCTATATAACAAGCTTCTGCAAAACCTGTATTATTTTTGCATACTAGTCCATAGGTTGGATTTTTTGTATTGCCATTAGCATATCCAACTTTAGTATAGACGACACCATCTATTGTATTAAAATAAGCTTCAATCCCCCAAAAACAACCT
This genomic interval from Clostridium kluyveri contains the following:
- a CDS encoding alpha/beta fold hydrolase, producing MGINNIEVTPNVKSNTVYISETFFYKDAQGVDIFTEKWYPTKDKDIYGVIQVAHGMGETTDYYREFSQEMVKAGFIVYINEGRGHGRTAGDINEPSYAENAGYMGEDGVNWMVEDIKLLTDIIKRQNPSLPNFLLGHSLGSVLAQIYAYKYGSEVNGIIYSGTTGPIHIKKIAELIETASKEAKKIGRKAVSIEASNIFFEHFNDEFQPSKTDYDWLTSDSKMLEDTLNSPYAAVEYKVGYFEDLFNSLKDIHKPSVVERIPKDLPIFSISGSKDPFGDNGKGIKELFKIYKQYGIKDATYKIYENGRHEMLREVNRDEVIKDLHNWLYNHI
- a CDS encoding O-acetylhomoserine aminocarboxypropyltransferase/cysteine synthase family protein, with the protein product MSEKFKIGTKAVQGGYSPKSGDPRVASIVQSTSYKYDTFDEVANVAAVSADVTALNKQGGYLYTRVGNPTVTTLEKKYVELQGGVEAIATASGQSAVVYSIINIANSGDHIIANSNLYGGTYNLFNTIIPKLGINVSFVDPTASEEEILEAATENTKLIFGETIGNPGLNVLDFDKFSSAAVKLDIPFIVDNTIATPYLINPFEYGANIVVHSTTKYSDGHAVSLGGIIIDGGNFNWANGKFPDYTTPTGPYNVIFVNEFGKRAFSGKLRTNLVEEFGAAPAPFNAFLTNLGLETLHLRMERHSYNALNLAKYLSNHPKIQWVRYPYLEWDPEYERAKKYLNGGASGILTFGVKGGIEAAKTLGENLKLASIVVNLGDVRTYVIHPASTTHLALSEEQQREAGVTPELIRVSVGIEDIEDIIADFQQALDKV
- the msrA gene encoding peptide-methionine (S)-S-oxide reductase MsrA — translated: MGKIVLAGGCFWGIEAYFNTIDGVVYTKVGYANGNTKNPTYGLVCKNNTGFAEACYIEYDDNIIKLEQLLSNYWKVIDPTVKDRQGHDIGTQYRTGIYYFDGKDVEVIKKSKENEQRKYKKIIVTEVEPLKNFYDAEEYHQKYLDKNPNGYCHIPKELLVK